From the genome of Nicotiana sylvestris chromosome 2, ASM39365v2, whole genome shotgun sequence, one region includes:
- the LOC104229310 gene encoding lysine-specific demethylase JMJ18-like → MCSRAQSEKKSMKEHPSRQAPKGENNIESSGSPRSRKVSARWNPGEACRPILQDAPVYYPNDEEFKDPLGYIASIRPYAQPYGICRIVPPASWSPPCPLREKNVWEFAKFSTRIQQVDLLQNREPMKKKKQRKRKRRWYSKMGSTRRQPRALGSESNTQSNNSDEKFGFQSGSDFTFEEFETFSKDFKEFYFGMTDPEDGACDEPKQDKVWQPSIEEIEGEYWRIIEKPTDEVEVYYGADLETGVFGSGFPQESLSPNARTLNQYATSGWNLNNLPRLPCSVLCFEECNISGVLIPWLYIGMCFSSFCWHVEDHHLYSLNYMHWGEPKIWYGVPGTHASALEDAMRKHLPDLFEEQPDLLHELVTQLSPSVLKSEGVPVYRAVQNPGEFVLTFPRAYHSGFNCGFNCAEAVNLAPVDWLEHGLTAVELYSKQRRKTSLSHDKLLIGAASEAIEALWELSALKNLNSRNVRWKSFCGKDGMLTKAIKRRIEMEKERLERLVPHVRLQNMDRDFGLKDEQECFSCYYDLHLSAVGCKCSPEQFSCLKHANLMCSCKPEDKIILVRYNMDELNTLVQALEGKLGAIELWASKVSGFRSLSRRQHNFVKLDSEGDGLEMDPSLKNEDLPGSLREQKQYSKKQCSSLHSETHAFWSDQQKHLLCAPENLSKGAKEEAPATNGYHFDLDCNSLSNECGKKANETSTSIAIQEMNDDLKVPTERDGVILVCDSGSSVSLATEKYLHLLSDDATNSYASNHSSGKKLFGVDLSMCSLRVRQNGTLDTNKDSPSSKMSEQKLAYHVDPLNFGSIVSGRLWCNKLAIFPKGFRSRVKFFDVLNPVTISSYICEILDGGLLGPLFKVSLEEHPDESFVCSSAQKCWEMVLQRVNKEITTKRNLGKQDLPPLQPEESIDGHKMFGLLCPHIVQSIEALDENHQCLEYWNKQLKLNDGCENVKGSSGLWKSVDVQEQPLVSRYAVVKTGQGSGGKLAADEQQQQANSVGSSGNHSSDNELQLVLRKLLSKADPEELKIMHKILCSGSTSPEWRVALATLTQEIQRNM, encoded by the exons ATGTGCTCCAGGGCGCAATCTGAAAAAAAGAGCATGAAG GAACATCCTTCTAGACAGGCTCCAAAAGGTGAAAATAATATTGAGAGTTCAGGCAGCCCTCGTAGTCGGAAG GTGTCAGCAAGATGGAATCCTGGCGAAGCTTGTAGGCCCATCTTACAGGATGCTCCTGTGTACTATCCAAATGATGAG GAGTTCAAAGATCCACTTGGTTATATTGCAAGCATTCGCCCCTACGCACAGCCATATGGCATATGCAGGATTGTACCACCTGCATCTTGGAGTCCACCCTGCCCACTTAGAGAGAAGAATGTGTGGGAATTTGCTAAGTTCTCGACTCGAATCCAGCAAGTTGATTTACTTCAGAATAGGGAGCccatgaaaaagaaaaaacagaGAAAGAGGAAAAGACGATGGTACTCAAAGATGGGATCAACGAGGAGACAACCAAGAGCTCTAGGTTCTGAATCAAATACTCAATCGAACAATAGTGATGAGAAGTTCGGGTTTCAGTCAGGGTCTGACTTCACATTTGAGGAATTTGAGACGTTTTCCAAAGATTTTAAAGAGTTCTATTTTGGGATGACGGATCCTGAAGATGGAGCCTGTGATGAACCTAAACAGGACAAGGTATGGCAACCGTCCATTGAAGAAATTGAAGGTGAGTATTGGCGCATCATTGAGAAGCCAACAGATGAAGTTGAG GTGTACTATGGAGCTGATCTGGAAACTGGAGTATTCGGCAGTGGATTCCCCCAAGAATCTTTATCTCCAAATGCTCGTACTTTAAATCAGTATGCGACTTCTGGTTGGAACTTGAACAACTTACCGCGCCTGCCATGTTCTGTATTGTGCTTTGAGGAGTGCAATATCTCAGGAGTTTTGATCCCGTGGCTGTATATTGGAATGTGCTTCTCATCATTCTGTTGG CACGTTGAGGACCACCATCTTTATTCTCTGAATTATATGCATTGGGGTGAGCCAAAGATTTGGTATGGAGTGCCAGGAACTCATGCTTCAGCCCTGGAGGATGCAATGAGAAAGCATTTGCCAGATCTGTTTGAAGAGCAACCTGATTTGCTTCACGAACTT GTAACTCAGTTGTCTCCTTCAGTTTTGAAGTCAGAGGGTGTACCAGTGTACCGTGCTGTTCAGAACCCAGGGGAGTTTGTGCTCACATTCCCAAGAGCCTATCATTCTGGATTTAACTGTGGGTTCAACTGCGCGGAGGCCGTTAATCTGGCCCCTGTTGATTGGTTAGAGCATGGACTAACTGCAGTGGAGCTCTACAGCAAGCAACGTCGTAAAACTTCACTTTCACATGATAAGTTGCTTATAGGAGCAGCTAGTGAAGCTATCGAGGCATTGTGGGAGCTCTCTGCTCTTAAGAATCTAAACAGTAGAAACGTGAGATGGAAAAGTTTCTGTGGGAAGGATGGTATGCTGACTAAAGCTATTAAG AGAAGAATTGAGATGGAGAAGGAAAGACTGGAGCGACTTGTACCTCATGTCCGACTTCAAAATATGGATAGAGATTTTGGCTTGAAAGATGAGCAGGAATGCTTTTCTTGCTACTATGACTTACACCTCTCTGCAGTTGGTTGCAAGTGTTCCCCGGAGCAGTTTTCATGTCTTAAACATGCAAATCTTATGTGTTCCTGTAAACCAGAGGACAAAATTATCCTTGTTCGTTATAACATGGATGAATTGAACACATTGGTACAAGCATTGGAGGGGAAATTGGGTGCTATTGAACTATGGGCTTCCAAGGTTTCTGGTTTTCGTTCTTTAAGTAGGAGACAGCATAATTTTGTGAAGCTGGATTCAGAGGGAGATGGACTGGAAATGGATCCCTCGCTGAAAAATGAAGACTTACCAGGTTCGTTGAGAGAGCAAAAACAGTATTCGAAGAAGCAGTGCAGCTCGTTGCATAGCGAGACACATGCATTCTGGTCAGATCAGCAGAAGCATCTTTTATGTGCACCTGAGAACTTGTCAAAAGGTGCGAAAGAAGAAGCTCCTGCCACTAATGGATATCACTTTGATCTAGATTGCAACAGCTTGTCCAATGAGTGCGGAAAAAAAGCAAATGAGACCTCCACATCCATAGCTATACAAGAGATGAATGATGATTTAAAAGTACCTACAGAAAGAGATGGAGTTATTTTAGTCTGTGATTCTGGATCCTCAGTTTCTCTTGCTACAGAAAAATATCTCCATTTATTATCTGATGATGCAACCAACTCTTATGCTTCAAATCACAGTAGTGGCAAGAAGTTATTTGGCGTTGATCTTTCCATGTGCTCACTTCGTGTTCGTCAAAATGGAACACTTGACACTAATAAGGATTCCCCGAGCAGCAAAATGTCTGAACAAAAGCTCGCCTACCATGTCGACCCGCTAAATTTTGGGTCAATTGTTTCGGGAAGGCTGTGGTGCAATAAATTGGCGATATTCCCTAAAG GATTTAGAAGCCGTGTTAAGTTCTTTGATGTGCTCAATCCTGTGACAATTAGTAGCTATATATGTGAGATCTTGGATGGTGGGCTCCTTGGACCTCTATTCAAG GTTAGCTTAGAAGAGCATCCAGATGAGAGTTTTGTTTGTTCTTCAGCTCAAAAATGCTGGGAAATGGTTTTGCAGAGAGTCAATAAAGAAATCACAACAAAAAGAAATCTAGGAAAACAAGATCTTCCACCATTGCAACCTGAAGAAAGTATCGACGGGCACAAAATGTTTGGGTTACTCTGCCCACACATAGTTCAG TCCATTGAAGCTCTTGATGAAAACCATCAATGCCTGGAGTACTGGAACAAGCAGCTAAAACTCAATGACGGGTGTGAAAATGTCAAAGGGTCTTCAGGTTTATGGAAGTCTGTTGACGTTCAGGAGCAGCCTCTCGTGTCAAGATATGCTGTGGTAAAAACAGGCCAGGGGTCGGGAGGCAAGTTGGCTGCGGATGAGCAGCAGCAGCAAGCTAATTCAGTAGGAAGTAGCGGAAATCATTCATCTGACAATGAGTTGCAGTTAGTACTTAGGAAACTTTTGAGTAAAGCTGATCCTGAAGAACTGAAAATAATGCACAAGATCTTGTGCAGCGGGTCAACTAGCCCCGAGTGGAGAGTAGCATTAGCAACATTGACTCAAGAGATCCAAAGGAACATGTAA